One window from the genome of Leptospira broomii serovar Hurstbridge str. 5399 encodes:
- a CDS encoding class I SAM-dependent methyltransferase: MKTFSVFLACITISCAGIEKLKFSKIYARAGWQYPEQVVEILEIKHGQFIADLGAGSGYFAKYFSDAVGETGRIYVNEVDPELVLKLQNKFHDRDPNNVRAILGNQASANLPEKVDLIFSCNTYHHLENRPAYFSELKKYLKPGGRIAIIDHKDNLTGILRIFVTKGHWSSVEMMQKEMKEAGFEESNSFDFLPTQNFLIFKPIGEKRK; encoded by the coding sequence ATGAAAACATTCTCCGTATTTTTAGCCTGCATTACGATTTCTTGTGCCGGAATAGAGAAACTAAAATTTTCGAAAATTTATGCGAGAGCAGGATGGCAATATCCGGAGCAGGTTGTAGAAATCCTTGAAATAAAACACGGACAATTCATCGCAGATTTAGGAGCAGGATCCGGGTACTTCGCGAAGTACTTTTCAGACGCAGTCGGTGAAACCGGAAGAATATATGTGAATGAAGTCGATCCTGAATTAGTATTAAAGCTTCAAAATAAATTTCATGATCGAGATCCTAATAATGTCCGGGCAATTCTCGGAAATCAAGCAAGCGCTAACTTACCGGAAAAAGTAGATTTGATATTTTCCTGCAACACCTATCATCATTTAGAAAATCGGCCCGCATATTTTTCGGAATTGAAAAAATATCTGAAACCAGGCGGAAGAATTGCAATCATTGATCACAAGGATAACCTCACAGGAATATTAAGGATCTTCGTCACAAAGGGACATTGGTCTTCGGTGGAAATGATGCAAAAAGAAATGAAGGAAGCCGGATTTGAGGAAAGCAATAGCTTCGATTTTCTACCCACTCAAAACTTTTTGATATTCAAGCCTATCGGTGAAAAACGAAAATGA
- a CDS encoding PilZ domain-containing protein, producing MERRKADRYFSEEIGKFKVRAKIDEIGINGFLFDISELGVGIVTQMQDANRILAGSNISGFVLSPDERKKIHFEGSIVRKEFILQGEIEKLLLGVKFSVKISLPDYLTVHAPPVGFMVD from the coding sequence ATGGAGCGTAGGAAAGCAGATCGGTATTTTTCTGAGGAAATCGGCAAATTCAAAGTTCGCGCTAAAATCGATGAGATCGGAATTAATGGGTTTCTATTCGATATCTCCGAATTGGGAGTCGGTATCGTTACGCAAATGCAGGATGCGAACAGAATATTGGCTGGCTCCAACATTTCCGGATTCGTATTAAGTCCGGATGAAAGAAAAAAAATTCACTTCGAAGGATCAATCGTTAGAAAAGAATTCATTTTACAGGGCGAAATAGAAAAGCTTCTGCTTGGCGTAAAATTTTCCGTCAAAATCTCTTTACCGGATTATTTAACCGTGCATGCACCACCTGTAGGATTTATGGTCGATTAA
- a CDS encoding beta propeller repeat protein: protein MKFQENSLDPNSPGGFLFSLLSSNSLYVAVGTNCTLWTSTDGIKWTARANTLFPNCVGTSGATINAVAYGNGKFVAVGSLSSSTVGCGIWTSTDGLKWVQSTCGGGMTTPLHSVAYNGSNFVAGAEDNYPTFMTHFIQQSDASASTWTQISFGATSINGFVSSIISVAGKYYATISTIDSFYSSTNGGSWAQFSSSLTSLGAYSSSTSSPLKITTGPGPRLIVYGTNPSFIPGWSYTDDLGVTWTTRTSTAGANTGFNAGVYNPISGFFVALGTSCILGLSSTGGTNIDPPSNIQSGCTTTTWNALVTNPKSGLLVAAGTNENFAFSPLIGDPGSWIISTTGNTNTVNSIALRP, encoded by the coding sequence ATGAAGTTCCAGGAAAACTCGCTCGATCCCAATTCTCCGGGAGGATTCCTTTTTTCACTTTTATCTTCAAATAGTTTGTACGTCGCTGTCGGGACCAACTGTACTTTATGGACCTCCACGGACGGAATAAAATGGACCGCTCGGGCAAATACTCTCTTCCCGAATTGCGTAGGTACTAGTGGCGCTACAATTAATGCTGTCGCATACGGGAACGGTAAATTTGTAGCAGTAGGAAGTCTTAGTTCTAGCACTGTGGGTTGTGGAATTTGGACTAGCACGGACGGCCTTAAATGGGTTCAAAGTACATGTGGGGGAGGGATGACTACTCCGTTGCATTCAGTCGCTTATAACGGTTCGAATTTTGTCGCCGGAGCAGAGGATAATTATCCTACTTTTATGACTCATTTTATTCAACAATCGGATGCAAGTGCTTCGACTTGGACCCAGATTTCTTTCGGTGCAACGTCTATCAACGGTTTCGTTTCTTCGATAATCTCGGTAGCTGGCAAGTATTATGCTACTATCTCGACGATTGATTCATTTTATTCTTCAACCAACGGAGGAAGTTGGGCCCAATTTTCTTCCTCCTTGACTTCTTTGGGTGCATATTCTTCGAGCACTAGCTCTCCTCTAAAAATTACTACGGGGCCCGGACCCAGGCTGATCGTGTATGGAACCAACCCGAGTTTCATTCCTGGTTGGAGTTATACGGATGATTTAGGGGTCACATGGACGACGAGAACTTCGACGGCTGGTGCGAATACGGGATTTAATGCCGGAGTCTATAATCCGATCTCCGGTTTTTTTGTAGCGTTAGGTACTTCTTGTATTTTAGGGCTTTCCTCAACGGGCGGTACGAATATTGATCCGCCTTCAAATATTCAGAGCGGATGTACGACTACGACTTGGAATGCTCTCGTTACTAATCCTAAATCGGGGTTATTGGTAGCCGCCGGCACGAACGAAAATTTCGCTTTTTCACCGCTTATCGGCGATCCCGGAAGTTGGATAATTTCTACGACGGGGAATACGAATACGGTAAACTCGATCGCGTTAAGACCCTAG
- a CDS encoding class I SAM-dependent methyltransferase gives MPDAEYWDSLFDVPLILDRMKLLRDVGTIVEFGSGYGTFTLPLAENPKNKIIAFEIEKELVRNLKEKSALQGLENIFIAEKDIIGEGTSLLSESVDYVMIFNLLHYEDPVSLLKEANRILKPGGIAGLVHWNYDPNTPRGPKMEIRPKPLQIYEWANEANFQIESNQPINLPPYHYGLIAYK, from the coding sequence ATGCCGGACGCCGAGTATTGGGATAGCCTCTTCGACGTACCCTTGATTTTGGATAGAATGAAATTGCTTCGCGATGTCGGAACGATAGTGGAATTCGGTTCCGGTTACGGGACCTTTACACTACCGTTGGCTGAGAATCCGAAAAACAAAATAATCGCCTTTGAAATCGAGAAAGAGTTAGTTAGGAATCTTAAAGAAAAATCGGCATTGCAGGGATTGGAGAACATCTTTATAGCGGAAAAAGATATTATCGGAGAAGGGACCTCGCTCCTTTCGGAATCCGTCGACTACGTAATGATTTTTAATCTTCTACATTATGAAGACCCGGTTTCGCTTCTCAAAGAAGCTAACCGTATTTTAAAACCTGGAGGAATTGCCGGCTTAGTTCACTGGAATTACGATCCGAATACGCCGAGAGGCCCTAAGATGGAAATAAGGCCTAAGCCGCTACAAATTTATGAATGGGCTAACGAAGCGAATTTTCAAATAGAGTCGAATCAACCTATCAATTTACCTCCTTACCATTATGGATTAATAGCTTATAAGTGA
- a CDS encoding metalloregulator ArsR/SmtB family transcription factor, whose protein sequence is MSTLRTGREFKSFVYSMLAKYGKAISDPKRIELLDLLVQSEKNVDLLAKEIGMSVAATSHHLQTLKEARLVRDRKEGRNIFYQIEDAGVSILDAIISAGKEFNSEIKVAMDSFFDSEQELSELEYKDFLKKVLAKEIILIDVRPSNEFDSGHLPGSISIPLSELKAKIDTLSKRKKVVAYCRGKYCVLSKEAVEMLRKRGLNAYRISEGPLEFANMGIELIKEGVN, encoded by the coding sequence ATGAGCACCCTAAGAACTGGACGCGAATTCAAGAGTTTTGTCTATTCCATGTTGGCAAAATACGGAAAAGCGATTTCCGATCCGAAACGGATAGAATTACTGGATCTTTTGGTTCAGTCGGAGAAGAATGTGGATCTTCTAGCAAAGGAAATCGGCATGAGCGTGGCCGCAACCTCTCATCATCTTCAAACCTTAAAAGAAGCGCGTTTGGTTCGAGACAGAAAAGAAGGTAGAAATATTTTCTATCAAATTGAGGATGCGGGTGTTTCGATTCTTGACGCGATTATTTCCGCAGGTAAAGAATTTAATTCTGAAATTAAGGTCGCGATGGATTCCTTTTTTGATTCCGAACAAGAACTAAGCGAACTTGAGTATAAGGATTTTCTAAAAAAGGTATTGGCAAAAGAAATAATACTCATAGATGTACGCCCGTCAAATGAATTTGATTCGGGTCATCTACCCGGATCTATTTCGATTCCTTTGAGTGAACTCAAAGCGAAGATAGATACTCTATCGAAACGAAAGAAGGTCGTCGCTTACTGTCGCGGTAAGTATTGCGTCTTATCAAAAGAAGCGGTCGAGATGCTAAGAAAAAGAGGGTTAAACGCTTATCGCATCTCTGAAGGCCCCCTGGAATTCGCAAACATGGGGATTGAATTAATAAAGGAAGGAGTGAATTAA
- a CDS encoding PaaI family thioesterase, producing the protein MYSQAPINRFFQPKLSVSKGFAELTIEIRNDFHHAAGAAHGAVYFKAVDDAAFFAANSLEPDFFVLTSSITIFFLRPIQSGTLIAKGKVVQNSKTLIIAESNLFDNRGKEIGRGIGSFAKSKIRLTPEIGYFAPTNEQKEL; encoded by the coding sequence ATGTACAGTCAGGCCCCGATCAACCGCTTTTTCCAACCTAAGCTTTCCGTTTCAAAAGGATTCGCGGAATTAACGATTGAAATTCGCAATGACTTTCATCACGCGGCCGGTGCAGCTCATGGAGCCGTGTATTTTAAAGCCGTCGATGATGCGGCTTTTTTTGCGGCAAATTCCTTAGAGCCGGATTTTTTTGTTCTTACTTCAAGTATTACTATTTTCTTTTTAAGACCGATTCAATCGGGGACTCTGATTGCGAAAGGGAAAGTAGTTCAGAACTCTAAAACCCTAATCATTGCGGAAAGCAATCTCTTCGATAATCGAGGTAAGGAAATCGGCAGAGGAATCGGAAGTTTTGCTAAAAGCAAAATTCGGCTTACACCGGAAATCGGTTATTTCGCGCCGACTAACGAACAGAAGGAACTTTAA
- a CDS encoding TetR/AcrR family transcriptional regulator produces MEKNETQLEILRLAANYASLHGLNDLTIGKLATAAGMSKAGLHGSFGSKVDLQMSTIQFAAEIFTREVIQPIAKIDSGYKRVVAFCENWLSYVDRKVFPGGCFFGRISIEGASLPERIDAEIKRLFQTFRQFLKHELKKSKLSPAKSSELSDQLLALVISYNWAVHALNQPSAADHVRSLIFQKLEELKDLDRAQGRK; encoded by the coding sequence ATGGAAAAAAATGAGACCCAACTTGAAATCCTTCGACTGGCCGCTAATTATGCGTCATTACATGGACTGAATGATCTGACGATCGGGAAGTTGGCAACTGCCGCAGGGATGAGCAAGGCAGGTCTTCACGGATCTTTTGGATCAAAAGTAGATCTGCAAATGAGCACGATTCAATTTGCTGCCGAGATTTTCACTCGTGAGGTCATCCAGCCTATTGCAAAAATTGATTCGGGTTATAAGCGTGTGGTCGCTTTTTGCGAAAATTGGTTGAGTTATGTTGATCGAAAGGTTTTTCCGGGAGGATGTTTCTTTGGCCGGATTTCCATCGAAGGAGCTTCGCTACCCGAGAGAATCGACGCGGAAATCAAGCGTTTGTTTCAAACTTTTCGGCAATTTCTTAAACACGAATTAAAGAAATCGAAACTTTCGCCGGCCAAGTCTTCCGAGTTATCCGATCAGCTTTTAGCCTTGGTTATAAGTTACAATTGGGCAGTTCATGCGCTCAATCAACCGTCGGCAGCAGATCATGTCAGGTCCTTAATCTTTCAGAAACTCGAAGAATTAAAGGATTTAGATCGGGCGCAGGGTCGTAAATAA
- a CDS encoding serine hydrolase domain-containing protein, producing MKNTKKNLSLLIITSIYLSCSAYNPIRIATGAASKYVCSGVFISNLDPDRVYEETLRPATGMGLVDWALRYRVDQTRKEVTANFAGGSESRSRYREGMGCLLANDIPENISAKKVTLPNSPATLSETAWPELVEPATAGLRLALDRAFEESSDTPHRWTRAVVIIHNGKLIAERYSPGYSIRSIFPGNSLTKSTINAIAGILVKQGKLSIESPVRISAWQKSEDPRSKITTDQLMRMSSGLPLDEPSFRLWFTESNMDSYAQSFSLEQDPGTKWNYSNAGYQILSRIVRDSTGRDAQTFMEFVHRELFAPLGIKKATLTFDSSDIPVGSNGMFASARDWALLGMLYLNDGFAGRKRILPDGWLKYSTMQTLDTGYGAGFWLNVTDNKIPQFGIRWGMPHAPKDTFFGRGHLGQYIVIIPSKKLVIVRLGVSHGRGGEIESVGQLVSDVIADLEK from the coding sequence ATGAAAAACACAAAAAAGAATCTATCCCTTCTCATTATAACCTCCATCTATCTATCCTGTTCCGCCTACAATCCGATTCGCATCGCAACGGGAGCAGCAAGTAAATACGTTTGTTCTGGTGTTTTTATTTCTAACTTAGATCCCGATCGGGTGTATGAAGAAACGTTAAGGCCGGCGACTGGAATGGGACTTGTGGATTGGGCTCTTCGATATCGCGTCGATCAAACACGGAAAGAAGTTACGGCAAACTTTGCCGGCGGTTCCGAAAGCAGATCTAGATATCGTGAAGGAATGGGTTGTCTTCTTGCGAACGATATTCCGGAAAATATTTCCGCAAAAAAGGTCACTCTTCCGAATTCCCCGGCAACGTTATCTGAAACCGCATGGCCGGAATTAGTAGAACCTGCTACGGCAGGACTCAGACTAGCTTTGGATCGCGCATTCGAAGAATCTTCGGACACACCGCATAGATGGACTCGTGCAGTAGTAATAATTCATAACGGAAAGCTCATCGCGGAGCGCTATTCTCCGGGTTACTCGATACGTAGCATATTCCCCGGCAATTCCTTAACAAAATCGACAATAAATGCAATCGCCGGTATTCTAGTTAAACAGGGAAAGCTTTCTATTGAAAGTCCGGTTAGAATTTCCGCTTGGCAAAAATCCGAAGATCCGCGATCTAAAATTACGACGGATCAACTTATGAGAATGTCGAGCGGACTGCCCCTCGACGAGCCGTCTTTTCGATTGTGGTTTACGGAATCCAATATGGATTCGTATGCCCAAAGCTTTTCCCTCGAGCAAGATCCCGGCACAAAATGGAATTACAGCAATGCCGGTTATCAAATTCTCTCTCGAATAGTCCGAGATTCTACCGGCCGCGATGCTCAGACTTTTATGGAATTCGTTCATCGTGAATTATTTGCCCCCCTCGGAATAAAAAAAGCCACCCTGACTTTTGATTCTTCCGACATTCCTGTGGGCTCCAACGGAATGTTTGCTAGTGCGCGAGACTGGGCTCTTCTCGGAATGCTATACTTAAATGACGGTTTCGCGGGCCGTAAACGAATTCTGCCGGACGGCTGGCTGAAATACTCAACGATGCAAACACTCGATACTGGTTACGGCGCCGGATTCTGGCTCAACGTCACAGACAATAAGATCCCCCAGTTTGGCATTCGATGGGGTATGCCTCATGCGCCTAAAGATACTTTTTTCGGTCGGGGACACCTGGGTCAATATATCGTTATAATTCCGTCAAAGAAGCTAGTGATAGTTCGCTTAGGAGTATCTCACGGGAGAGGTGGAGAAATAGAAAGTGTAGGCCAACTCGTATCCGATGTAATAGCGGACTTAGAGAAATAG